The Edwardsiella tarda ATCC 15947 = NBRC 105688 region CCAGGGAAAGATCGTGGTGATCATGGAAGGTACGCGTTAAGCGTTTCGAGAGCTCGCGCGATTCATGATCGTAGACATAGAACAACGCCGCCACGCAATTGGCGCTCTGCGTCGGCACATCCGTCATACTCTGTAGCCCGGCGCGTGCCAGATCGCGGATCGCCTCAGAGCGATTCTGGTAGTTACGCGCCTTGATGATGGCGTCGATCTCTGCCATCAGATCGTCGTCGAGAGAGAGGGTTACGCGTTGCATCATTCTGCTCCTGTCACGGGTTAATGGGGTGCAGTATGACAAAGATTCGACCATGAAAAAACCGGCGCACAGTGCGTGACGCCGGTTGTTCGTTCTCCACAGGGTACGATGGAGCCAATCGCGCCGATTATGCCTGCTTATCACGCATCTCGAAGCGCGGC contains the following coding sequences:
- the nikR gene encoding nickel-responsive transcriptional regulator NikR — translated: MQRVTLSLDDDLMAEIDAIIKARNYQNRSEAIRDLARAGLQSMTDVPTQSANCVAALFYVYDHESRELSKRLTRTFHDHHDLSLASLHVHLDHGSCLEVSLLKGAGTEVTRFAEQVIAERGVRHGKLVVVPGDEGEGHDHAHPHHHAHE